CATTTAAAATATAAGGATTACTAACATCTCCATCTAAAATTGCTACTATATCATGACCGATTCCGCTTGCTGTATTAATTCCATTTTCGTCCTCAAGAAACGCTAAAAGAAAAGGGGAGTCATTTGTGATTCCTCCTGATACAAAAGTTTCATCGTTCATATATAACTTCACTTTTGGGCTAATATTGTCCTGAGGGGCATTTTCGTTAATTCCTCCAATTTTTATGAGGTCGTTATAGCCGGATTGGTTTTCTAAAACTTCATTCTTTTTTGAATAAAAACTGATTCTGCCGTTATTAACAGGTATTCGAATGTCTCTTGGAACTACAAAGCTAAATTCAAATTGGCCATTAGTCACAGAGGCGTTTCCTCTAAAAATAGTTTCACCTAGTGTTTTAAATTGTATTGGCGGACTGTTACCGTCATTATTTAATGTGGTATTTGTAACCAGTTTATCGAAAATAGCAGTTGAAAGCTGTCCGTTATAATTGTTTAACCGGTTGTTGTTTTCATCGGTGATTTCTCCTGATATTTTAATTTTAGCTAAAGATTTAAAGTCCTCAATTGTTCCTGAAACCGGTACGTCATTTACTTTTGTTAAGTTAATTCGGGGTTTGGGAATTGCAAGCATTATCGCTGGGTCACCTAAATAAAAAACAACATTACTGGATGAACTCGGGTTTTCATTTTTTGAAATCCGAAGTGCCTCTGCAATAGTTATGTATTGATTAGAACCGAAAGACAGCAGGTTTTTAGTTAGAACATCATTAAAATTTTCAGCATTATATTGTCCGATTGAACGTATAGTAGTTAGCATTGCTATAGCTCCTCCTTTTGGGTTCCAAAAAGTATATTCGCCGGCTGTAGGGTGGGTTGGGTCATCAAAACGCGAAAACTCGCAGGTTATGGTTATAAATAAGGGGTATTTATATTGATTGTTTAAGTTTTGGCCATCTGATTTTCCCCAAACTCTCTCACTGGATAAGCCATCTTCTCCTCCGTGACCTAAGTAATTAAAGACTAACGCGCCTTTTTCAAAGGCATCAAAAAGATCTGTTTTTGCTTTTGGGTATCTTGAGCCTCCTGCCGATGCCTCTTGCGTATAAGAATCCATAAGGATTTTTTCAACATTTAAGAATGGTTTTTCAGTGGCAATTTTATCAGCCAAAGTGTTTTGACGTGACTGCAGTGTAGTATCAGAAGCTTTGTCAGAATCGTCACTAATTAAAACGACATTGTTTCGCCAGTTTCCGTAAGATTTAATATTGTGATATTCTATCACTTTATTAACCATTTCTTCTGCCTGTGCATGGTCTGCAACTAGCATCCTGCCGGTTGCAATATCTATTCCTCCATAAAAAGAAGTTATGTTTCCTTCATTATCATCCATTAATCCGTAAAAATCATCAGATGCAAAACAAGATTCTCCAATTGTGTTACTATTTAAAGAATGATATATTGGTACAATATTGGTATTGTTGGAAATGCGATTTTTATAATCAAATGAAGCATCACCAAACAGGTTTACGTACTTTACCTTTTTATTAGATGAAGAAGCATTTTGGTATACATACCTGATGCAATTCCTGATTGCTGCTATGTCTTGTTTTCCTGAAGAGAACTCCTCATAGATATTTTCAAGGATGACAACTTTTACATTTAAACTTGAATAAGACCTGTGGAAGGTTGCCAGTTTTTCAGCTTGTGAAAGAAAAGACTTTGGAGTAATAATTAAATAATCAATATCCTGAAAATTATTTTGGGCATTTTTAAAAAGTGCCCCCTTTAAGTTTTGATTTGCAATTTTAGACTGGGTTTCTTTTAAAGGACTGTAGTAATCGGATGGGTCAACGGCAATATATTTTCGAATTTCACCTAGAGAAGCTTTGAAGCTTAAATTGTTTAAATTGGTGTTTTCAATTTTCGATACATTATATAGGTCTGTAATATCCCAAATTTGTGAAATGCCTGAAGCGTTCGAAATATTATAATTAACAATACCGGTTGTTGAGCCAGCCTGATCATATTGAAACTGGAATTGCTTGCTGTAGCCAGTTAGTTTTCTTTTTGCTGTTAAGTTAATATAATCAAGGTACCCTTTAGAACCTGGTACTCCGTTGTTGTTATAAATGAGTTTTATTTTTACGTTTTCAGATCCTGTAAAAGTAGTATTAGCAGGCAGGTTTCCTGTGTAAAATTTCTCATCAGAACTATTGTTAATTTGGCTAAAAAATAGGTTTCCAATATTTTGTCCGTTGCCAGAAACGTTAAATGAAGTGCTGGTGAATGCTGCAGCCGCTGCGACAATTTCTATTTTTATTGGTGAACCGGACTCAAAATTTGGAAAATTAAACTCAAACTCCTGTTCGTTTTTGATTTCAAAAGATTCTCCAAACCATTGACGTCCCGTATGTGCAATATTAATTAAGTCTACTTCATGAAACTGATGGTCGTCGAAGGTAGTTAATTCTAAAGTGCTGTTTCCGGAAGGCTGTATTATATTAGGAATCCTTTTTCCATCGCTTCCCTGTGCAGTAATATAATAATATGACCTGTTGGCGTATAAGTTAATATTGGTTTTGCTTTCTGAACTCCAATTGTTGATTCCCTCAGCGTAAAAAAGAATATAGTCTTCATTATTGAAAGTCCCGTCATTTTCACCAATGACCTCAATCGCATTTTCCGTTAAATCTTCAGGATAATAACTGTTGTTAGATAATGGAAGCATTCTTCCTCCGTTTCCGTAGATTTTTATTTTTCGCGGATCACTTTTGCTTACATCAAAACCCAGGCTTTGTAAAAAAGACCTTGAGATTTTATATACACCTGATTTTTCTACATAAAAGCGGTACCAGTCTCCGGAGGATAAAACCGAATTTGAAATAACATTTGATTTCAAAGTAGAAGTAGAGCTACTGTTTTTTGATGAATTGCTGTTTATTGAATAAGAAAATGATCTGATTCTTTTAAAACTGCTTCCTTCCGATACAATTGGAGACAAAGAGATAAAACCTTGTTTTTGATCTCTTGAAATGGTTATTTGAAGTGTTTCGTTAGGTTGTTTGGATATGTTTGCTAATGATAAATCGCCTAAATCATCAGCCGAAACAGTTTCATAAATAACATTCGTAATCTGAACTTCATTGCCGCTTGAATAATCCGAATATTTTGGACTAAACAATAATGTTATGGTTTTTTTTGTAATGTCAAATCGGAAATTATCACCTGTAAAGTAAGGTATATTTACTTTTAATTCACCAAAACTCATTTCTTTTTTATTTTGCCAATCTATCGTGAGGCTCCCATTTTTCTGGGAAAAAAGCAAAAAAGGTACAAGAAAAAGATATAAAAAAATGGCTTGTTTCATAGTGAAAGAAAACGAAATTAATTTAAAAATATTTTAATAAGTAAAAATATAGTATTTAATGTAATAGTAATAATAAAAAGTATATTTTTGCGTTTCGAAACTATAGGTTATTTTCTGGTAAAAAACAGCTAAATAAAATTATTAGAACAGATGTTGCTAATTAAATGTTAATTATTATATTGCAGCACCTAAATTTATCACCTAAGAATGAGTATGAAAGTAAACAAAATTGTAGCCTTGCAAGTAATGATGTCAATAGTATTGATGTTGGGCACGGCTAGTTGTAGCAAAAAATCAAGTTCTAGCCGCGGTTCAAGAGCAACAGGTTGGGATGTTGATAGTCAGAACGGAACAGCTGCTAGAAATGCAGGAAAAAAACAACAGGCAGGTCCTGGATTAGTTTTCGTTGAAGGAGGTACATTTACTATGGGTAAAGTACAGGATGATGTTATGCACGATTGGAATAACACACCAACTCAACAACACGTTCAGTCATTTTACATGGATGAAACGGAAGTTACGAATGGTATGTATTTAGAATACCTTGAATGGCTTAAAAAAGTTTTCCCACCTACAGAAGAAAGTTACAAAAACATCTACGCCGGTGCATCTCCTGATACTTTAGTTTGGAGAAATCGTTTAGGATACAACGAAACGATGACAAATAACTATTTAAGACATCCTGCCTATGCTGACTATCCTGTAGTTGGTGTTAATTGGATTCAGGCAGTTGAATTTAGCAAATGGAGAACAGACCGTGTTAACGAAGCTGTTTTAGAAAAAGAAAGATATAT
The Flavobacterium flavigenum genome window above contains:
- the porU gene encoding type IX secretion system sortase PorU; translation: MKQAIFLYLFLVPFLLFSQKNGSLTIDWQNKKEMSFGELKVNIPYFTGDNFRFDITKKTITLLFSPKYSDYSSGNEVQITNVIYETVSADDLGDLSLANISKQPNETLQITISRDQKQGFISLSPIVSEGSSFKRIRSFSYSINSNSSKNSSSTSTLKSNVISNSVLSSGDWYRFYVEKSGVYKISRSFLQSLGFDVSKSDPRKIKIYGNGGRMLPLSNNSYYPEDLTENAIEVIGENDGTFNNEDYILFYAEGINNWSSESKTNINLYANRSYYYITAQGSDGKRIPNIIQPSGNSTLELTTFDDHQFHEVDLINIAHTGRQWFGESFEIKNEQEFEFNFPNFESGSPIKIEIVAAAAAFTSTSFNVSGNGQNIGNLFFSQINNSSDEKFYTGNLPANTTFTGSENVKIKLIYNNNGVPGSKGYLDYINLTAKRKLTGYSKQFQFQYDQAGSTTGIVNYNISNASGISQIWDITDLYNVSKIENTNLNNLSFKASLGEIRKYIAVDPSDYYSPLKETQSKIANQNLKGALFKNAQNNFQDIDYLIITPKSFLSQAEKLATFHRSYSSLNVKVVILENIYEEFSSGKQDIAAIRNCIRYVYQNASSSNKKVKYVNLFGDASFDYKNRISNNTNIVPIYHSLNSNTIGESCFASDDFYGLMDDNEGNITSFYGGIDIATGRMLVADHAQAEEMVNKVIEYHNIKSYGNWRNNVVLISDDSDKASDTTLQSRQNTLADKIATEKPFLNVEKILMDSYTQEASAGGSRYPKAKTDLFDAFEKGALVFNYLGHGGEDGLSSERVWGKSDGQNLNNQYKYPLFITITCEFSRFDDPTHPTAGEYTFWNPKGGAIAMLTTIRSIGQYNAENFNDVLTKNLLSFGSNQYITIAEALRISKNENPSSSSNVVFYLGDPAIMLAIPKPRINLTKVNDVPVSGTIEDFKSLAKIKISGEITDENNNRLNNYNGQLSTAIFDKLVTNTTLNNDGNSPPIQFKTLGETIFRGNASVTNGQFEFSFVVPRDIRIPVNNGRISFYSKKNEVLENQSGYNDLIKIGGINENAPQDNISPKVKLYMNDETFVSGGITNDSPFLLAFLEDENGINTASGIGHDIVAILDGDVSNPYILNDYYQTKLDDYTNGNLRFPLRNLSAGMHTINFTAWDVYNNPVTSEIQFIVIGDESLTLTHVLNYPNPFSTYTQFWFSHNKPYEPLDVQVQVMTITGKVVWTKNQIITTEGFLSREITWDGKDDFGDRIGKGVYIYKLTVKSSLTNKKAEKYEKLVIL